The nucleotide window AAAAAAAATATCAAACAGGGGAAAACTTCCCTTAACCTGACTCCATGAATGAATATTTGAAAGGGAAGTATGTTCAAACTCTTTTATTTTGATCCATTCGTTTCTAATTTTGTGTAAAAATATTGACAGATTCTCTTCAGGATCTATCTGAACTCTTAAGGGAAGCGTATTGATATACAACCCGGTATCATTGGAACTGTTTTTCCTCCAACTCCTGACAGATCTTGTAGTTCCAAAGACAATATCCTTTTTTCCTGTATAATGGCTTAATAGCACCGCCCATGCCCCCATTAATAACGAGTTCATTGTGACGGCATTTTTTTCACAGATTTTTTTCAACACAGAAGTTTTGTCAAAGGGAATAAAGGTTTTTTGATTTCCCGTTGTTATGGTAATAGAATATTCTTGTCTTCTGTTTTCTGTTACAGATCTTTTTTGAATATTAAACGGAAGATCAATTGATTCTGTAAAACCGTTCAATTGTTTTTCCCAGAACGCTCTTGCCGATTCACTATTTTGTTTCTTATTCAGCCATCCGATATAATTTTTAAATGATCCTGGCGGGGAAAGTTGTGTATTCGGATTATGGTATATTAAAAAAAGATCTTTTAATATGGAAACCATTGTTCTTCCATCGGCAATGGCATGGTGGAAGCTCCAGACACAGGTGTATTGATTTTCATCTGTTTTTAAAAGAGCTATTCTAAAAAGAGGTGGTTTTGAAAGAGCAAATCCAAGTCGTCTATCCGCTTGAAGAAATACTTCTATAAATTCTTCTGTTTCAGACTTGGAAGAACTGCTCCAATCATTGATTTCAATACTTATTTCATCAATCGGTAAAATATGTTGCCGGGGCTGGTCTAAATTTTTCCAGACAAATCCAAGTCGCATAATTTCATGGTGTTGAATAATTTTTTGCCATGCTTTCTTAAACCGTTCAAGGTCAATATCCTGGTTAATATCAAACACAATCTGTTCTATATAAATACCGGCACCCTGAGTAGATCTCAAAGTTTCCATGAGCATCCCATGTTGCATTGGAGAAATGGGATAAGTGTTCATATTCAGGAGGGTGTTTATTTTTGATTCCGGCTGATCAATTGCATTGTCTATAATTTTATTAAAATGTTTTGTTACCTGTTTTATCCTGTTTTCAGTAAAAAGATCTGTTCGGTATTCAAACCAGCCGGTTAAACCCGACTCACCCTCATAAAGTTCAAGGGTTATATCACAGTTTGCTTTCCCCGTATCAACATGTAGATAGTCAGTTTTGGTTTTATACAAATCAAGATGAGGAAAATCCATTGTCTGCATCAGAAACATGGATTCAAAAACTTTTTCCCGCTGGCTTGTCTCTTGGCATAATCGATTGATTTTTTGAAAAGGAATATTTTTATATCTGAATATCTTTTCCAGATTTTTTTTAACATTGTCCAGAAAAAAGCTTAAACTATTATCAATATTGATGATAGTTCTTACCACAAGCGTATTCATTAAAAAACCGATTATTGGTTCTGTATCAACATTGTCCCTGGCTGCATATGCAATCCCGGTAATTTGATCATTCTGACCGGTCTCGGCAAAAAGAAGAATTTGAAAAAGAGCAAGAAGAACAGTAAAAGAGGTTGTACGGTTTTCTATGGCAAGTTTTTTTATTTTATTATATGTGTCGGCATCAATCTTGACCGGGAAACACGCCCCGGTTAATTCCCGGGAAGATTTTTTACTGTTTTGAGGAAGATCTTTTAAATAAGAGGCAAAAAACGGTCTGGCTGTTTTCCAGTCATGATCAACTTCATAGATCCTGGCTAAAATATAATCATGATATGAGACTTCAGGTGTTGATAATTTTAAAGATTCGCCTTTCATAAGGCAATTGTATATTTTGCCGAATTCCTGAGCAAACAACCCTGCAGACCATCCGTCAAAGATGATGTGGTGAAAAGTAAAACAGACTAAACAACTTGACTCTCCTGTAATTAACAGATCAGTTCTAAAGACAGGGCCTGTTTCAAGATTGAATTTTTCTTTGATTTTATCAAGAATCCATCGGTTCTCCAGATCATTGTTTGTAAGGCTATCCATTGGTTCAAAAGTATTTTCCGGTTTTACACAGGAAATTACAGAAGTTGACACCTCATCACTGCAATGGTTAAGGATATTCTTTATATGATCAACTCGATAATAAAATGATTTACGGTTATCATCGTTCTCGTTACTAAAATCACCCGCTTGCTTTTGAATTGTAATATCATTTTGTAACAGAAATACGGATTGCAAAGCAATATGTCGTTCTTTTATTATTTCAATGGCTTGTTCAAAAAAATCATAGTTTAATTTGCCTGTAATTTTATAAACCAGGGGAATGTGATAAACAGATGTGCCAGGATTGATCTGCTCAAACATCCATATTAAATTTTGATCATCCAGAAGAGGCAGGCCGTCTTTTTTGTTGATTTTATCTTTATTGGACAACGCTTCCCCAAACAAATCTTTCTTTATTTTTTTGTTTGAATCACCCGTAATAAATCTTGAAAACGCTTTCAGTTGAGAATGCTCAAAAAGAGTGTTTATTTCAATATTTTTTAAGAAAAGCCTGTTTATTCTTGATACTATTTTTACCCCGGAAATAGAGTCTCCACCGAGGAGAAGAAAATCATCAGTTCGATATATTGGACTGATACCTAAAAACATCGCCCATATCTCCGCAATTTTTTCTTCTGTTTTTGTTTGCGGTAATTCTTCTTTCTTTAGAATATTCAGATCTTTTTTTAACATAAGATTTTTCCTGTCTATTTTATCCTGAGAAGTCAGGGGCATTTTTTCCAAGGGAATAACAACCGATGGTATCATATATTTTGGCAGCTTACTTTTTAAAAAATTGATGAGTTGTTCCTGATCCAGATGAGAATCAATATAAGCAGTTAATATTTTTCTTTGTGCTTTGTTTTCCTTGAGAACAACTGCAGTTTGAGATATTCCGGGAAACTCCTTGATAACATTCTCAATCTCCCATGGTTCAATGCGAAATCCCCTGAGTTTAATCTGAAAATCCTTTCTGCCGCCAAACAGTATATCACCGGTTTTTAATCTGGTTCCAAGATCACCAGTCTTATATAAAAATCCAGGCAACTTATCTGAAAAAGAATTTTCAAGAAAATTCTTTGCGGATAGAGCATCTTCTCTCAAATACCCGTCAGCAACCTGGATTCCTGCAATATAAATTTCACCTTTTTCTCCATTTTTTACAGGATTTCCTGATTCATCAAGGAGATAGACTTCTAAATTCTTAACAGGCTTTCCAATGGGAGCATTGCCTGGATTGTCCGAATAATCAGGTACCTCATATAATGTGGCACAAATTGTTGATTCGGCAGGTCCATATCCGTTAATGAGGCAAAGGCCTTTAGTATTCCTTTTAAGGGCGCATAAAAGACTTTCCGGAATGGGTTCCACCCCTGTTAATATTCGTTTAAAGGAAATTGGATTTTCCAACTGCTTGTCTGCAAGATCCTTTATCATAAAAGGAGGAATGTATGAGCTTGTAATATTGTTTTCTTTGAGCCATTGGATAAATTTGTCAGCATCCGATCTGATCTGCTGATCCGGAATAAAAAGCGTTGCACCGGATAATAGAGCTGACCATATTTCATAAACAGAAACATCAAAATTCAAATTTGTCCATAAAGAACTTTTATCCTTAGTGTCAAGCGGGCTGCGGTGTTGAAAATCCTCGATAAGGTTCATAACAGCTTGATGTTTTACTGGTATGCCTTTTGGTTTGCCTGTAGAACCGGATGTATATATGACATACGCTGTAAAATCAGGGTTAATTTCGTCTGACCCTTGAGATTTAACAATATTAAATTTCTCTTCTGATCTGTTTTTAATACCATCAGGGGAATCAAGCAGAGTGTCTAACACTAATACTTCAATATCTCTATTTTTGAAATTAGATTTATGAGAATCTAACGTAATAATTATATCTGCCTGCGAATGGTCAAGGATCTCCTCTGTTCGAGACGGGGGATCGTTGATATCCAGGGGAAGATACGCATAACCTGCTTTCAAGACCCCAAGCATCGAAACGATTGCTTCAATGCTTGAAGGCAGATACAAGGCAATGATCATGCCGGAGAAAACCTGTTTTGTCTTCAGCAGAACAGCAAGACGGCCAGCA belongs to Desulfobacula toluolica Tol2 and includes:
- a CDS encoding non-ribosomal peptide synthetase yields the protein MIPSIFSSIVKCYPDNKAVVHNKKSITYREIDFAAGRLAVLLKTKQVFSGMIIALYLPSSIEAIVSMLGVLKAGYAYLPLDINDPPSRTEEILDHSQADIIITLDSHKSNFKNRDIEVLVLDTLLDSPDGIKNRSEEKFNIVKSQGSDEINPDFTAYVIYTSGSTGKPKGIPVKHQAVMNLIEDFQHRSPLDTKDKSSLWTNLNFDVSVYEIWSALLSGATLFIPDQQIRSDADKFIQWLKENNITSSYIPPFMIKDLADKQLENPISFKRILTGVEPIPESLLCALKRNTKGLCLINGYGPAESTICATLYEVPDYSDNPGNAPIGKPVKNLEVYLLDESGNPVKNGEKGEIYIAGIQVADGYLREDALSAKNFLENSFSDKLPGFLYKTGDLGTRLKTGDILFGGRKDFQIKLRGFRIEPWEIENVIKEFPGISQTAVVLKENKAQRKILTAYIDSHLDQEQLINFLKSKLPKYMIPSVVIPLEKMPLTSQDKIDRKNLMLKKDLNILKKEELPQTKTEEKIAEIWAMFLGISPIYRTDDFLLLGGDSISGVKIVSRINRLFLKNIEINTLFEHSQLKAFSRFITGDSNKKIKKDLFGEALSNKDKINKKDGLPLLDDQNLIWMFEQINPGTSVYHIPLVYKITGKLNYDFFEQAIEIIKERHIALQSVFLLQNDITIQKQAGDFSNENDDNRKSFYYRVDHIKNILNHCSDEVSTSVISCVKPENTFEPMDSLTNNDLENRWILDKIKEKFNLETGPVFRTDLLITGESSCLVCFTFHHIIFDGWSAGLFAQEFGKIYNCLMKGESLKLSTPEVSYHDYILARIYEVDHDWKTARPFFASYLKDLPQNSKKSSRELTGACFPVKIDADTYNKIKKLAIENRTTSFTVLLALFQILLFAETGQNDQITGIAYAARDNVDTEPIIGFLMNTLVVRTIINIDNSLSFFLDNVKKNLEKIFRYKNIPFQKINRLCQETSQREKVFESMFLMQTMDFPHLDLYKTKTDYLHVDTGKANCDITLELYEGESGLTGWFEYRTDLFTENRIKQVTKHFNKIIDNAIDQPESKINTLLNMNTYPISPMQHGMLMETLRSTQGAGIYIEQIVFDINQDIDLERFKKAWQKIIQHHEIMRLGFVWKNLDQPRQHILPIDEISIEINDWSSSSKSETEEFIEVFLQADRRLGFALSKPPLFRIALLKTDENQYTCVWSFHHAIADGRTMVSILKDLFLIYHNPNTQLSPPGSFKNYIGWLNKKQNSESARAFWEKQLNGFTESIDLPFNIQKRSVTENRRQEYSITITTGNQKTFIPFDKTSVLKKICEKNAVTMNSLLMGAWAVLLSHYTGKKDIVFGTTRSVRSWRKNSSNDTGLYINTLPLRVQIDPEENLSIFLHKIRNEWIKIKEFEHTSLSNIHSWSQVKGSFPLFDIFFAYDYHSIDAALEGYKEKISCSNVSLFERTPASLFLTVRGLDELTATIEYDRRKFDPAIIKQVLGNFTTFLESLSENVDPRLMDVSILTDLEKKKIARKLNSNKIHTRPDSCIHHLVEIQASLNKDTTAVTDHKNSKSYDELNRYANQIAHYLIKFGAMAEKKVVLLLEQNADLIAVILGVLKSGCAYVPLDPGYPDERINYIINDSAPEIIVTTKTHEHRIDPKGAAVILLDKEMPEIKNMGSANPKIDLTPENMAYIIYTSGSTGKPKGVMVEHSSLVAFTRSASEIYDIRPDDRVLQFASISFDASAEEIFPTFFSGATLVMKPRDVVHTPSQFIDFCRDNSLTVLDLPTSYWHMLADEIDTLILPEHIKLIIIGGDEANSDKVEKWNNKVNSNVRLLNTYGPTETTVAATWADLSSEFGALKGKVSIGLPFPNVSLCILNQFQQPALPGSMGELCIGGTQTARGYLNREDLTAKSFVKLNDINKETIFFRTGDRVEMPVGEGILFYGRIDRQIKIRGFRVEPGEIERTALLHPSVSECAVAVSKECDGNIKTAAFLMLDPKSKPDFSIKAFKQWLLSKLPEYMVPSLLITVDFLPYTSSGKIDYNALEIPRSDSISFEHKKVGFFDGPYEKELKAIWEGILNYEVSSPDDNFFDIGGSSLYSIKLVNALEKKFNISIPVIAVFKASTIRQLAKIVEKKIQDSLHGSQRIISKQGKKSPVILIGHSIASAQKYKKVDLKGHPFYHSPIFIHFYDSEQNGTQLLDIWQLAQKCIDDILKAFPSGPYIIIGSCKNTIVAHEIACQLTNMNKKIELLVIIDENWEKKQPSAVEKNWNRRGLSFVKKQFHKIRRFDYEYIFNKIISKCYDYYISLDGLQQRLYTLMGKPVPESVQFRLMESIYYRACELNPYMPIPYYGNVLLFYSRNWEEDYAPQLHKYHQGQVKKIDVKTTHSDWFKPEQINKIIGEIEAYN